One Nitrosomonas sp. PY1 DNA window includes the following coding sequences:
- a CDS encoding universal stress protein: MLKMLLPVDGSDNSDKAVAGFISMINWYKELPEVHLLTVQTPLSGNISFHINATDIKQYHHEEGLKSLENARKLLDQAGISYRYHITVGDPAEMIVQFATEQKYDQIVIGPRGKGNIEGLLLGSVTNKVMQSALIPVLLVK; encoded by the coding sequence ATGTTGAAAATGCTATTACCCGTCGATGGCTCGGATAACTCTGATAAAGCGGTAGCTGGCTTTATATCTATGATTAATTGGTATAAAGAGCTGCCAGAGGTGCATTTATTAACAGTTCAAACACCATTAAGTGGTAATATTTCATTTCATATCAATGCAACAGATATCAAACAGTATCATCATGAAGAAGGCTTAAAAAGCCTCGAAAATGCCCGCAAATTGCTCGATCAAGCAGGAATATCTTATCGGTATCATATTACGGTGGGGGATCCGGCTGAAATGATCGTACAGTTTGCGACAGAACAAAAATATGACCAGATCGTCATAGGGCCGAGAGGTAAAGGAAACATCGAGGGCTTATTATTGGGATCAGTAACTAATAAGGTAATGCAATCGGCATTAATACCTGTGCTACTGGTTAAATAA
- a CDS encoding MBL fold metallo-hydrolase has translation MKLRTLGCSGGIGSGEQTTAFLLDEDILIDAGTGVGGLRRDEMIKIDHIFLTHAHLDHVVFVPFLVDTVGYVRDKPVTVYVTKATHDVLQKHLFNWHLWPDFTKIPNQHTPYMRYQILTIGDTIDLQGRKITPLPANHVVPTVGYQLNSGRSSLVFTSDTTTNPEFWPIINKIQNLKYLIIESAFCNQKRNIAIRSKHYCPSLLIEDLKRFERHAEIYITHLKPGEADITMDEIRKSMPQLNPRKLENNQTFEF, from the coding sequence TTGAAACTCAGAACGCTAGGGTGTAGCGGCGGTATCGGTAGCGGGGAACAAACCACTGCTTTTCTGTTAGATGAGGATATTCTCATCGATGCGGGAACGGGGGTTGGCGGTTTGCGTAGAGACGAAATGATCAAAATTGATCACATTTTTTTAACGCATGCACACCTCGATCATGTGGTATTTGTTCCTTTTTTAGTGGATACAGTTGGTTATGTGCGTGATAAACCAGTCACTGTTTACGTAACAAAGGCGACGCATGATGTTTTGCAAAAACACCTATTCAATTGGCATTTATGGCCAGATTTCACGAAAATTCCCAACCAGCATACGCCTTATATGCGGTATCAAATTCTTACAATAGGCGATACTATCGATCTACAAGGCCGTAAAATTACACCATTGCCTGCCAATCATGTTGTGCCAACGGTGGGGTATCAATTAAATTCAGGTAGATCAAGCCTAGTATTTACGTCAGACACTACTACCAACCCTGAGTTCTGGCCTATTATTAACAAAATCCAGAATCTGAAGTATCTCATTATTGAATCAGCTTTTTGCAACCAAAAAAGAAATATCGCTATCCGATCTAAGCATTATTGCCCAAGCTTGCTGATAGAAGATCTAAAAAGATTTGAGCGCCATGCCGAAATATATATTACGCATTTAAAACCGGGTGAAGCTGATATCACAATGGATGAAATCCGAAAATCCATGCCGCAGCTTAATCCGCGCAAGTTAGAAAACAATCAGACGTTCGAGTTTTAA
- a CDS encoding GspE/PulE family protein, whose protein sequence is MRTSTTSLPTKDGSATNLVDGGDEKNFPNHWQPLINKIQAAETIDEIILEASKEICRLFSADRATIYTLSEDRTYLITRAKAGDSLQDLKLPLTKGSIIDYVASRKQAVNIEDVYYKGELRKIDPSMTFSHEVDKRTGYRTKQMLVVPIVSANGEKVLGVVQVINHKNNQAFSSTDMTGLMEIGCALSGILQPQPKIAQVAKSKYDHLIFGRIISADQYEQAVLTARNKRCELEDILIDELEVKAPQVGQALSLFFNVPYEGYKVDRIKPFSLLKNLKKDYIENNGWLPVDETKDEVTILALDPELIKSQRIVNNIFPKHKVIYTVTTHREFNQTIEQFYGVNADDVASGDINEMLGGMDEGDNEEGVSLNEESSAASDNELVKLVNKIIIDAHKMGVSDIHIEPYGGKEKTKIRFRKDGSLMPYIEIPASYRNPLITRIKIMCDLDISEKRKPQDGKIKFRKYAPLDIELRVATIPSAGGMEDVVMRILAAGEPIPLEKMGFTAHNQEELKKIISKPYGLFFVCGPTGSGKTTTLHSILKFLNRTDTKIWTAEDPVEITQKGLRQVQINVKAGLTFPAIMRSFLRADPDIIMVGEMRDKETTGIGIEASLTGHLVFATLHTNSAPESVIRLLDMGMDPFNFADALLGVLAQRLAKRLCKCKQAHVATEQELNALLLEYCEELNHIDRFKANPEASRQEILDDWKEQYGDEDGQITLYKPVGCDECANTGFRGRVGLHELMTASDALKKNIQEHARVADMLVTALGDGMRTLKQDGIEKVLQGITDIHQVRVVCIK, encoded by the coding sequence ATGAGAACATCGACTACTTCATTACCAACTAAAGATGGTTCCGCTACAAATCTAGTTGATGGGGGTGATGAAAAAAATTTTCCGAATCACTGGCAACCTCTGATCAATAAGATACAAGCCGCTGAAACGATCGATGAGATCATTCTCGAAGCCAGCAAAGAGATTTGTCGATTGTTCAGTGCGGATCGCGCGACGATCTATACATTGAGTGAAGATCGAACTTATCTGATTACACGTGCAAAAGCCGGTGATTCGCTGCAAGATCTAAAATTGCCATTGACCAAAGGCAGTATTATTGACTATGTCGCTTCACGTAAACAGGCAGTAAATATTGAAGATGTTTACTACAAAGGTGAGTTGAGAAAAATTGATCCATCCATGACGTTCTCGCACGAAGTGGATAAACGTACAGGGTATCGGACCAAGCAGATGCTGGTGGTTCCGATTGTGAGCGCCAATGGTGAAAAAGTACTGGGCGTTGTACAAGTCATTAATCACAAAAACAATCAAGCTTTTTCGTCGACCGATATGACAGGACTGATGGAAATTGGTTGTGCGCTGTCCGGAATCTTACAACCGCAGCCTAAAATTGCCCAAGTAGCCAAATCAAAATACGATCATCTGATTTTTGGTCGCATTATTTCAGCCGATCAGTATGAGCAGGCCGTGCTTACGGCACGAAATAAGCGCTGTGAGCTAGAAGATATTCTTATTGACGAGTTAGAGGTTAAGGCACCGCAAGTTGGTCAGGCATTGTCTTTGTTTTTCAATGTGCCTTATGAGGGCTATAAGGTGGATCGGATCAAACCTTTCTCATTGTTGAAAAACTTAAAAAAAGACTATATCGAGAACAATGGTTGGTTGCCGGTTGATGAAACCAAGGATGAGGTGACGATATTAGCGCTTGATCCTGAATTGATTAAGTCGCAGCGTATCGTCAATAATATTTTTCCCAAGCATAAGGTTATTTATACCGTTACTACACACCGAGAATTTAACCAAACCATTGAGCAGTTTTACGGTGTGAATGCGGATGATGTCGCATCGGGCGATATCAATGAAATGTTGGGTGGAATGGATGAAGGAGATAACGAAGAAGGTGTTAGCCTTAATGAAGAATCATCTGCTGCTTCTGACAATGAATTGGTCAAGTTGGTGAATAAGATCATCATCGATGCCCATAAAATGGGGGTATCCGATATTCATATCGAACCCTATGGGGGTAAGGAAAAAACTAAAATCCGCTTCCGTAAGGATGGTTCGTTGATGCCGTATATCGAAATTCCTGCCAGTTACCGGAATCCGTTGATTACTCGTATCAAGATCATGTGCGATTTGGATATTTCGGAAAAACGCAAACCTCAGGATGGGAAAATTAAATTCCGTAAGTATGCGCCTTTAGATATTGAATTGCGTGTCGCCACGATTCCTTCTGCGGGTGGTATGGAAGACGTAGTGATGCGTATTTTAGCGGCAGGAGAGCCCATTCCATTGGAAAAAATGGGATTTACCGCACACAACCAGGAAGAATTGAAAAAAATCATCAGTAAACCGTACGGATTATTTTTTGTGTGTGGCCCAACCGGTTCCGGTAAGACCACCACGCTGCATTCGATCCTGAAATTCCTCAACCGTACCGATACTAAAATATGGACTGCGGAAGATCCTGTCGAGATTACACAAAAAGGCTTGCGTCAGGTGCAAATCAATGTCAAAGCGGGACTGACTTTCCCTGCGATCATGCGTTCTTTTTTGCGAGCCGATCCCGATATCATCATGGTGGGTGAGATGCGCGACAAGGAGACGACCGGTATCGGTATCGAAGCTTCGCTAACTGGGCATTTGGTGTTCGCCACGCTGCATACCAACAGTGCGCCGGAGTCGGTCATCCGTTTGCTCGATATGGGGATGGATCCGTTTAACTTTGCCGATGCCTTGCTAGGGGTGTTGGCGCAGCGTCTTGCCAAACGGTTATGCAAATGCAAACAAGCGCATGTTGCCACAGAACAAGAGCTTAATGCGTTACTACTCGAATATTGCGAAGAGTTGAATCATATCGACCGCTTTAAAGCGAACCCCGAAGCCTCGCGGCAAGAAATCCTCGACGATTGGAAAGAGCAATACGGTGATGAGGATGGTCAGATTACATTGTACAAGCCGGTAGGCTGCGATGAATGTGCCAATACCGGTTTTAGGGGGCGCGTCGGTTTGCACGAGTTGATGACAGCGAGCGATGCATTGAAAAAGAATATCCAGGAACATGCCCGTGTCGCGGATATGTTAGTCACTGCATTGGGTGACGGCATGCGTACGTTGAAACAGGATGGTATTGAAAAAGTACTGCAAGGTATTACGGATATTCACCAAGTACGGGTCGTGTGTATCAAGTAG
- a CDS encoding prepilin-type N-terminal cleavage/methylation domain-containing protein, translating into MQQIQKGFTLIELMIVVAIIGILAAVAVPAYQTYTTKARFSEVVSAAAPLKLALELCFQEQSSLLNCTHGANSVPGQIGATGQIQSGVISGNTATSAVITMTPAATNGLVAGDTFILTGTAASATSPIQWAKSGGCVAKGFC; encoded by the coding sequence ATGCAACAAATACAAAAAGGTTTTACATTGATCGAATTGATGATTGTTGTTGCTATTATTGGTATTTTGGCTGCTGTGGCAGTGCCTGCTTATCAAACATACACAACCAAAGCCAGATTCAGTGAAGTCGTATCAGCCGCAGCACCGCTGAAACTGGCACTAGAACTATGCTTTCAAGAACAATCTTCTCTGCTCAATTGCACTCATGGTGCCAATAGCGTACCTGGGCAAATTGGCGCAACAGGACAAATACAATCGGGCGTAATCTCTGGTAATACGGCAACATCTGCAGTGATAACAATGACACCAGCAGCTACAAATGGACTTGTAGCTGGCGATACTTTCATCCTCACAGGAACTGCCGCTAGTGCCACATCTCCGATACAGTGGGCTAAATCAGGCGGATGCGTAGCGAAAGGATTCTGTTAA
- the glnE gene encoding bifunctional [glutamate--ammonia ligase]-adenylyl-L-tyrosine phosphorylase/[glutamate--ammonia-ligase] adenylyltransferase produces MPNLDSLPDTRLSNAIAHSRYAQRLLTSEPERIHALTKTFQRSFDRNEMQAFLNSHTEQITNEDKLHQILRDLRKQVMLRLIVRDINGLADLAEVMKSMTELAETTIQFALWHHENWLTQPDRFGFPQGESSNTTQHLLVVAMGKLGGGELNVSSDVDLIFVYPEDGETNGNKCISNHEFFARLGRKLIVSLNDYTIDGYVFRVDMRLRPHGENSPLAISFPMLEDYFIKQGREWERHAWIKGRVVARYSANNKETEFVESILTERIVRPFVFRKYLDFGAYESMRKLHAQIRKEVERRELHDNIKLGPGGIREIEFIAQVFQLIRGGRDVDWYIRPTLSVLQRLQEKQQLPEQTVTELTEAYFFLRKLEHRLQYLDDQQTQTLPTNPDDQHLITISMGFANYDAFMQQLDIHRNNVSQHFDLIFATPKKSISHDTLTSLWRTEVQNISDTKAATTKLSTLGFVEPEKISKRLRLFYQGDFYHLLSEYTQQQMTALIPLLIEAAAKRPPVEITFERMLQLLEKISVQTAYISLLREHPHTLQRVAELVSISQWVSDYLGRHPILLDELLRRDVPNPVPDWSALRSELIYQLNHANNPKIDSVEWQMDVLRHFQHAQVFRLLVTDLEGSLLLETLSDHLTALADLILDTVLQLAWQGLKKRHRETPAFAIIGYGKLGGKELGYVSDLDLVFLFQDDHPDAAEIYAKLAQSINSWLTRPTSAGLLYDTDLRLRPNGDSGLLVHSMDAFTQYQQEQAWVWEHQALTRARYVVGDTHVGALFESIRKTILCKQRNPTELRHEILKMRQKMLDAHPNSTTLFDIKHDRGGIIDVEFIVQYLVLGFSQQFPQLTGNIGNIALLKLAAELGLISTGKAEKVRIAYREFRRLQHRQRLSGDTDSIYNATTKTPAQQFTRVEGSHLQEDRLTVLSLWEDVFGDE; encoded by the coding sequence ATGCCTAATTTAGATTCACTACCAGACACACGACTGTCTAATGCGATTGCTCATAGTCGATACGCACAAAGACTCCTTACCAGTGAGCCTGAAAGAATCCATGCCTTGACAAAAACGTTTCAACGATCCTTTGATCGCAATGAAATGCAAGCTTTCTTAAACTCGCACACCGAACAAATTACCAACGAAGATAAGCTGCACCAGATACTTCGCGATTTACGCAAACAAGTCATGCTACGTTTAATTGTACGCGACATCAATGGCTTGGCAGATCTCGCCGAAGTAATGAAAAGTATGACTGAATTGGCCGAAACCACCATTCAATTCGCGCTTTGGCATCACGAAAACTGGCTCACACAGCCTGATCGCTTTGGCTTTCCGCAAGGCGAATCTAGCAACACCACGCAGCATTTACTGGTAGTCGCAATGGGAAAATTGGGCGGTGGAGAATTGAATGTCTCTTCAGATGTTGATCTTATCTTTGTCTATCCTGAGGATGGCGAAACAAACGGCAACAAGTGCATTTCCAATCACGAATTTTTTGCCAGGCTCGGTCGCAAACTGATTGTCAGTCTCAATGATTACACCATAGATGGATATGTATTCCGTGTAGATATGCGTTTACGTCCGCACGGCGAGAACAGTCCGCTCGCAATCAGCTTTCCAATGCTGGAGGACTATTTCATCAAGCAAGGACGCGAATGGGAGCGCCATGCCTGGATCAAAGGCCGCGTGGTCGCCCGCTATTCTGCGAACAACAAAGAAACAGAATTCGTAGAATCGATTTTGACAGAAAGAATCGTTCGTCCCTTCGTATTTCGCAAATATCTTGATTTTGGCGCTTATGAATCGATGCGGAAACTTCATGCGCAAATCCGCAAGGAAGTTGAACGTCGAGAGCTACATGACAATATCAAACTCGGTCCTGGCGGTATCCGCGAAATTGAATTTATTGCGCAAGTTTTTCAACTCATACGGGGTGGGCGTGATGTCGATTGGTATATCCGTCCTACATTGAGCGTATTACAACGGTTACAAGAAAAACAACAGCTACCGGAACAAACCGTAACCGAACTCACCGAAGCCTATTTTTTCTTGCGTAAACTTGAGCATCGCCTGCAATATTTGGATGACCAGCAAACACAAACATTACCAACAAATCCAGATGATCAGCATCTGATCACCATCAGCATGGGATTCGCCAATTACGATGCTTTCATGCAGCAACTCGACATCCATCGCAACAACGTTAGCCAGCACTTTGATCTTATTTTTGCCACACCCAAGAAATCTATTTCTCATGACACGCTCACCTCATTGTGGCGCACCGAAGTACAGAATATTTCAGACACCAAAGCAGCCACCACGAAACTCAGCACGCTGGGCTTCGTTGAACCGGAGAAAATATCCAAACGATTACGTTTATTTTATCAGGGTGATTTCTATCATTTGCTGTCGGAATACACGCAACAACAAATGACCGCGCTCATTCCGTTATTGATTGAAGCTGCCGCCAAACGCCCACCTGTCGAAATTACGTTCGAGCGTATGTTGCAACTACTGGAAAAAATCAGCGTGCAAACAGCCTATATTTCATTGCTGCGAGAACATCCACACACCCTACAACGGGTTGCAGAATTGGTCAGTATCAGCCAATGGGTCAGTGATTATCTTGGGCGCCATCCGATTTTATTGGATGAATTACTGCGTCGCGACGTACCGAACCCAGTGCCTGATTGGTCAGCATTACGCAGTGAATTGATTTATCAATTGAATCATGCCAACAATCCAAAAATTGATAGCGTCGAATGGCAAATGGACGTATTGCGTCACTTTCAACACGCTCAAGTATTTCGCCTCTTGGTAACCGACCTGGAAGGATCCTTGCTGCTGGAAACGCTCAGCGATCATTTGACCGCACTAGCGGACCTGATACTGGATACTGTATTGCAACTGGCATGGCAAGGATTAAAAAAACGACATCGCGAAACGCCTGCTTTCGCAATCATCGGCTATGGCAAGCTCGGTGGAAAGGAGTTGGGCTATGTTTCCGATCTCGACCTAGTGTTTCTTTTTCAAGACGATCATCCCGATGCCGCAGAAATTTATGCCAAACTTGCACAAAGCATCAATTCATGGCTAACTCGCCCGACGTCGGCTGGATTACTGTACGATACCGACCTGCGCTTACGTCCGAATGGTGACTCTGGTTTGCTAGTACATTCCATGGATGCTTTTACACAATACCAGCAAGAACAGGCTTGGGTATGGGAACATCAGGCGTTAACCCGTGCGCGGTATGTTGTCGGTGATACACATGTTGGTGCGTTGTTCGAAAGCATACGCAAAACGATTTTGTGCAAACAACGCAATCCAACCGAACTCCGTCACGAAATACTTAAAATGCGCCAAAAAATGCTCGATGCACATCCTAACTCCACCACGCTGTTCGATATCAAACATGACCGCGGCGGTATTATCGATGTCGAATTCATTGTGCAATACCTAGTATTAGGTTTTTCACAACAATTTCCACAATTGACAGGCAACATCGGCAATATCGCATTACTCAAACTGGCCGCCGAGCTTGGATTAATTTCAACCGGCAAAGCAGAAAAAGTCCGCATCGCCTATCGTGAATTTCGCCGCTTGCAGCATCGGCAACGCCTGAGCGGCGATACCGACAGCATATATAATGCCACCACAAAGACCCCAGCGCAGCAATTTACCCGCGTGGAAGGCAGCCATTTGCAAGAAGACCGTTTAACGGTGCTTTCTTTGTGGGAAGATGTTTTTGGAGACGAATAA
- a CDS encoding carbon-nitrogen hydrolase family protein, which produces MLKNTHEQYQRATEHGKLGSFRVAAIQMASGPSVSANLEEAARWIEEAVIQRAQLIVLPEYFCIMGMKDTDKLAVREQPGEGPIQKFLSDTAKRHKIWLVGGSVPLATPDPNKVYNSCLVYADNGELAARYDKIHLFGLQLGSEHYAEEKTIMAGDKVVTVDSPFGRMGLSICYDLRFPELFRSMNKVDIILAPAAFTAITGKAHWEVLVRARAVENMAYVIAPGQGGYHVGGRETNGDSMIVDPWGVVMERLPKGPGAVVATLDPEYQTRLRTNLPALNHRTLQFC; this is translated from the coding sequence ATGTTAAAAAATACTCATGAACAATATCAACGAGCGACTGAGCATGGGAAACTGGGTAGTTTTCGTGTGGCGGCCATTCAAATGGCTTCGGGACCGAGTGTTTCGGCTAATTTAGAAGAAGCGGCTCGTTGGATTGAAGAGGCGGTAATACAACGCGCTCAGCTGATTGTGTTGCCAGAGTATTTTTGCATTATGGGAATGAAGGATACCGACAAGTTAGCGGTGCGCGAACAACCAGGAGAAGGGCCGATACAGAAATTTCTAAGCGATACAGCCAAACGCCACAAAATATGGTTGGTGGGAGGATCTGTGCCGCTTGCGACACCGGATCCCAATAAAGTTTATAACAGTTGCCTAGTATATGCTGATAATGGCGAATTGGCTGCACGTTATGACAAGATTCATTTATTTGGCCTGCAATTGGGCAGCGAGCATTACGCCGAGGAAAAAACCATTATGGCCGGAGATAAGGTGGTTACGGTGGATTCACCATTTGGCCGAATGGGTTTGTCGATATGCTACGATTTACGTTTCCCCGAATTGTTTCGCAGTATGAACAAAGTTGATATCATTCTGGCACCGGCTGCATTTACGGCAATTACTGGAAAAGCACATTGGGAAGTGCTGGTTCGTGCGCGTGCTGTTGAAAATATGGCTTATGTGATTGCGCCGGGGCAGGGTGGGTATCATGTGGGGGGTCGGGAAACCAATGGCGATAGCATGATTGTCGATCCGTGGGGAGTGGTGATGGAGCGTCTACCAAAAGGTCCAGGCGCAGTAGTTGCGACACTCGATCCCGAATATCAAACGCGTTTACGGACTAATTTACCTGCTTTAAACCATCGAACTTTACAGTTTTGTTAG
- the tldD gene encoding metalloprotease TldD, producing the protein MTFESTKNKQDIDHKDSFAIADNCLLSPYGIDTPGLQRVLDQILTYQVDYADLFFQYNRSEGWVLEEGIVKSGSFNIDQGVGVRAVSGDKTGFAYSDDISMSALAAAAQATRAITQQGSSQSVQAKKRHDIDFHRQLYLPEDPIGHLKDADKVALLEKLERYTRKIDPRITQVVVSLAGEYEVVMIARSDGLLAADVRPLVRLSLQVIAEENGRREQGVAGGGGRFGYAYFTDEILQDYAQKAAHQAIVNLNARPAPAGAMTVVLGNGWPGILLHEAIGHGLEGDFNRKGSSAFSGRVGERVAAAGVTVVDDGTIPQRRGSLNIDDEGNPTQCTVLIEDGILKGYLQDNLNARLMGVAVTGNGRRESFAHIPMPRMTNTYMLNGDKIPAEIIASVKHGLYAANFGGGQVDITSGKFVFSAAEAYMIENGKITYPVKGATLIGNGPDVLTRVSMIGNDMLLDPGVGTCGKEGQSVPVGVGQPTLRIDGLTVGGTGN; encoded by the coding sequence ATGACATTTGAGAGTACCAAAAACAAACAGGATATTGATCATAAGGATTCTTTTGCCATTGCTGATAATTGCCTGCTATCACCCTATGGTATTGATACGCCTGGATTACAACGAGTATTAGACCAAATTTTGACTTATCAAGTCGATTATGCTGATTTATTCTTTCAATACAATCGCTCAGAAGGTTGGGTATTGGAAGAAGGTATTGTAAAATCCGGTAGCTTTAATATTGACCAAGGTGTCGGTGTTCGGGCGGTGAGTGGTGATAAAACAGGCTTTGCCTATTCCGACGATATTAGCATGTCTGCGTTGGCGGCTGCCGCTCAAGCAACTCGCGCGATAACTCAACAAGGAAGCAGTCAATCTGTGCAGGCTAAGAAACGGCATGATATTGATTTTCATAGACAACTATACTTGCCTGAAGATCCGATTGGCCATCTAAAAGATGCTGATAAGGTGGCTTTATTAGAAAAGCTGGAGCGCTATACACGTAAAATCGATCCACGTATTACACAAGTTGTTGTTTCGCTAGCGGGGGAGTATGAAGTTGTTATGATAGCTCGTAGCGATGGTTTGTTGGCGGCGGATGTCAGGCCATTGGTACGTTTGTCTTTACAAGTGATCGCGGAAGAAAACGGTCGCCGTGAACAGGGTGTTGCAGGTGGGGGTGGGCGCTTCGGTTATGCTTATTTTACTGATGAAATATTGCAGGATTATGCACAAAAAGCAGCACACCAAGCAATCGTTAACTTGAATGCGCGGCCTGCTCCTGCTGGTGCTATGACTGTGGTGTTGGGAAATGGATGGCCGGGCATCCTTTTACATGAGGCAATTGGGCATGGTTTAGAAGGAGATTTTAACCGTAAAGGTAGCTCCGCTTTTTCTGGCAGAGTAGGAGAGCGTGTAGCTGCGGCAGGTGTGACTGTGGTCGATGATGGTACGATTCCGCAACGACGCGGTTCTTTGAATATAGATGATGAGGGTAATCCGACACAATGTACGGTATTAATCGAAGATGGAATATTGAAGGGTTATTTGCAAGATAATTTGAATGCGCGGCTGATGGGAGTTGCGGTGACTGGTAACGGCCGTCGTGAATCATTTGCACATATTCCAATGCCCCGTATGACCAATACCTATATGCTGAATGGCGATAAGATCCCAGCCGAAATTATTGCATCTGTGAAGCATGGTTTGTATGCAGCTAACTTTGGTGGCGGACAAGTGGATATAACCAGTGGCAAATTCGTGTTTTCAGCGGCAGAAGCTTATATGATTGAAAATGGCAAAATCACTTATCCAGTCAAAGGTGCAACTTTAATTGGTAATGGCCCAGATGTACTAACCCGTGTTTCCATGATTGGTAACGATATGTTACTGGATCCTGGTGTGGGTACGTGCGGCAAGGAAGGACAAAGCGTTCCGGTTGGTGTGGGGCAGCCAACGCTTCGCATTGATGGATTGACGGTTGGTGGAACGGGAAATTGA